One genomic region from Clostridium saccharobutylicum DSM 13864 encodes:
- a CDS encoding phosphatidylserine decarboxylase: MIQVYNRTTKSYEEELIAGKKYIKWTYESPLGKNVTELIAKRKFFSKIYGMYCDTKLSTNKIPDFVEEFNIDMTMTEKKMDEFTSFNDFFIRKLIPEARPIKKDENILISPGDGRLTAYENIDLNNIVQIKGLTYSLKELINNENIANKYKNGVCLILRLCPTDYHRFHFIDSGIPCENHAIKGHYYSVNPIALNSIPKLFCENKREWSLLKSDNFGDVLNIEVGATCVGSIIQTYSPNTRVNKGDEKGYFKFGGSTTILFFEKNRVKIDKDILEQSNSGFECKVQFGESIGVKFL; the protein is encoded by the coding sequence ATGATTCAAGTATATAATAGAACTACAAAATCTTATGAAGAAGAACTTATTGCAGGAAAAAAATATATAAAGTGGACTTACGAATCACCACTTGGTAAGAATGTAACTGAGCTTATTGCTAAAAGAAAATTCTTTTCTAAAATATATGGAATGTATTGTGATACAAAATTAAGTACTAATAAAATTCCTGATTTCGTAGAAGAATTTAATATTGATATGACCATGACAGAAAAGAAAATGGATGAATTCACTTCATTTAATGATTTTTTTATTAGAAAATTAATTCCTGAAGCTAGACCTATAAAAAAAGATGAAAATATATTAATTTCACCTGGAGATGGACGACTTACTGCATATGAAAATATTGACCTTAATAATATAGTGCAAATTAAAGGTTTAACGTATAGCTTAAAAGAATTAATTAATAACGAAAATATTGCTAATAAATATAAGAATGGTGTATGTCTTATTTTGAGATTATGTCCAACTGATTATCACAGATTTCACTTTATTGATTCAGGAATTCCATGTGAAAATCATGCAATTAAAGGACATTATTACTCAGTTAATCCAATAGCTTTAAATAGCATTCCGAAACTTTTTTGTGAAAATAAAAGAGAATGGTCGCTACTTAAATCTGATAACTTTGGAGATGTATTAAATATAGAGGTTGGTGCTACCTGTGTTGGTTCAATAATTCAAACTTACTCACCTAATACAAGAGTAAATAAAGGTGATGAAAAGGGATATTTTAAGTTCGGTGGATCAACTACGATATTATTTTTTGAAAAGAATCGTGTGAAAATAGATAAGGATATATTAGAACAATCTAATTCTGGTTTTGAATGCAAAGTCCAATTCGGAGAAAGCATTGGTGTTAAATTCTTATAA
- a CDS encoding TetR/AcrR family transcriptional regulator, whose protein sequence is MNKTKSLIFKSAIKVFSECGYRGATMDDIASNAKLAKGTLYYHFTSKEEIFNFIVEEGLQILQNEVGEVQKMNIGPIEKLIKICKLQLSFLYGYNDFFKVVMSQLWGNEQRQEYLRLKLRKYINEIQTNIQVAMDEGKIESSNSELMAYEFFGALCSAAIYKSIHTEKINLDDIINNTVQFTLKGFGIQI, encoded by the coding sequence GTGAATAAAACAAAAAGTTTAATATTTAAATCAGCTATAAAAGTATTTTCTGAATGTGGATATAGGGGTGCCACTATGGATGATATAGCTTCAAATGCAAAACTTGCAAAAGGAACATTGTATTATCATTTTACAAGTAAAGAGGAGATATTTAATTTTATAGTAGAAGAAGGACTTCAAATACTTCAAAATGAAGTTGGTGAGGTTCAAAAAATGAATATAGGACCAATTGAAAAGTTAATTAAAATATGTAAACTACAATTAAGCTTTCTTTATGGATATAATGATTTTTTCAAAGTTGTAATGAGTCAATTATGGGGAAATGAGCAAAGACAAGAGTATTTACGTTTAAAACTAAGAAAGTATATTAACGAGATTCAAACTAATATACAAGTTGCAATGGATGAAGGTAAGATAGAATCGAGTAATTCTGAACTTATGGCATATGAATTTTTTGGTGCATTATGTTCAGCGGCCATATATAAATCAATCCATACTGAAAAAATAAATTTAGATGACATAATTAATAATACAGTGCAGTTCACTTTAAAAGGATTTGGGATACAAATTTAG
- a CDS encoding ferredoxin hydrogenase: protein MINIVIDEKTIQVQENTTVIQAALANGIDIPSLCYLNECGNVGKCGVCAVEIEGKNNLALACITKVEEGMVVKTNSEKVQERVKMRVATLLDKHEFKCGPCPRRENCEFLKLVIKTKAKANKPFVVEDKSQYIDIRSKSIVIDRTKCVLCGRCEAACKTKTGTGAISICKSESGRIVQATGGKCFDDTNCLLCGQCVAACPVGALTEKTHVDRVKEALEDPNKHVIVAMAPSIRTSMGELFKLGYGVDVTGKLYASMRALGFDKVFDINFGADMTIMEEATEFIERVKNNGPFPMFTSCCPAWVRQVENYYPEFLENLSSAKSPQQIFGAASKTYYPQISGISAKDVFTVTIMPCTAKKFEADREEMYNEGIKNIDAVLTTRELAKMIKDAKINFANLEDEQADPAMGEYTGAGVIFGATGGVMEAALRTAKDFVEDKDLTDIEYTQIRGLQGIKEATVEIGGENYNVAVINGAANLAEFMNSGKILEKNYHFIEVMACPGGCVNGGGQPHVSAKEREKVDVRTVRASVLYNQDKNLEKRKSHKNTALLNMYYDYMGAPGQGKAHELLHLKYNK from the coding sequence ATGATAAACATAGTAATTGATGAAAAAACTATTCAAGTACAGGAAAATACTACAGTTATACAAGCTGCCCTAGCAAATGGGATAGATATACCAAGTTTATGCTATCTTAATGAGTGTGGTAATGTTGGAAAGTGTGGAGTGTGTGCAGTAGAAATAGAAGGAAAAAATAACTTAGCACTTGCATGTATAACAAAAGTTGAAGAAGGTATGGTAGTAAAAACAAACTCAGAAAAAGTACAAGAAAGAGTTAAAATGAGAGTTGCTACTTTGCTTGATAAGCATGAATTTAAATGTGGACCTTGTCCAAGAAGAGAAAATTGCGAATTTTTAAAGTTAGTTATAAAAACAAAAGCTAAGGCTAACAAGCCTTTTGTGGTTGAAGACAAATCACAATACATAGATATTAGAAGTAAATCAATTGTAATAGACAGAACTAAGTGTGTGCTATGCGGAAGATGTGAAGCAGCATGTAAAACAAAGACAGGTACAGGAGCTATTTCAATTTGTAAGAGTGAATCAGGAAGAATAGTGCAAGCAACAGGCGGAAAGTGCTTTGATGATACAAATTGTTTATTATGTGGACAATGCGTTGCAGCATGTCCAGTAGGAGCTTTAACTGAAAAAACACACGTTGATAGAGTTAAAGAAGCATTAGAAGATCCTAATAAGCATGTAATAGTTGCTATGGCACCATCAATCAGAACTTCTATGGGAGAGTTATTTAAATTAGGCTATGGGGTTGATGTAACTGGAAAATTATATGCTTCAATGAGAGCATTAGGATTTGATAAGGTATTTGATATTAACTTTGGGGCTGATATGACAATAATGGAAGAAGCAACAGAGTTTATTGAAAGAGTTAAAAATAATGGACCATTCCCAATGTTTACTTCATGTTGTCCGGCATGGGTTAGACAAGTGGAAAATTATTACCCAGAATTTTTAGAAAACTTATCATCAGCTAAATCACCACAACAAATATTTGGTGCAGCAAGCAAAACATACTATCCTCAAATATCAGGTATAAGTGCTAAAGATGTATTTACTGTTACAATAATGCCTTGTACAGCAAAGAAATTTGAGGCTGATAGAGAAGAAATGTATAATGAGGGAATTAAAAATATAGATGCAGTACTTACTACAAGAGAATTAGCAAAAATGATTAAAGATGCAAAGATTAATTTTGCTAATTTAGAAGACGAACAAGCTGATCCAGCAATGGGAGAATACACTGGGGCTGGAGTTATATTCGGAGCTACAGGTGGAGTTATGGAAGCAGCACTTAGAACTGCTAAGGATTTCGTTGAAGATAAAGATTTAACTGATATAGAATATACACAAATAAGAGGATTACAAGGAATAAAAGAGGCTACAGTAGAAATTGGTGGAGAAAATTATAACGTAGCTGTAATTAATGGTGCAGCAAACTTAGCTGAATTCATGAATAGCGGTAAAATCCTTGAAAAGAACTATCATTTTATTGAAGTAATGGCTTGCCCAGGCGGATGTGTAAATGGTGGAGGACAACCACACGTAAGTGCAAAGGAAAG
- a CDS encoding Card1-like endonuclease domain-containing protein, translating into MKTETLVNFFDTHNEGSLLAIDKLRPNRVIYIRNSETESIYKEIERYEKYKFSDIEFKDYLVDEGDIERIDFILSNLSKDNTIINVTGGKRINALILLNQAVLQGFNIIYVDVLNKQWYSFGQHINKDKNEFYDIHLEDMLKLTGTNLLVDSTSLSEKKDIISLTKQIYNNLDLWHKYKQKLYDNKVFLHDYSNPRKININLKDLTNEEINILHASLKYLEKLKDINYKNKDREIEVNFLNDYLKGFIFKSGTWLEVLTNMVVREITEIDEVKSGVVFLWKECEQRVKNELDVLAVKDSVLICISCKDSEKYDENALNELEVYSKRLGGNVARKILVATKLPSKECINDRAKAMGINLVILDRDINKFKNILRRIINI; encoded by the coding sequence ATGAAAACGGAGACCCTTGTTAATTTTTTTGATACGCATAATGAAGGTAGTTTGTTAGCGATAGATAAATTAAGACCTAATAGAGTTATTTATATAAGAAACAGTGAAACAGAAAGTATATATAAAGAAATCGAGAGATATGAAAAATATAAGTTTTCTGATATAGAATTTAAAGATTATTTGGTAGATGAGGGGGATATTGAAAGAATAGATTTTATATTAAGTAATTTATCTAAAGATAATACAATAATCAATGTTACTGGTGGAAAAAGAATTAATGCATTAATTTTATTAAATCAAGCAGTATTACAAGGTTTTAATATCATATACGTAGATGTTTTAAATAAACAATGGTATAGTTTTGGCCAACATATAAATAAAGATAAAAATGAATTTTATGATATTCATTTAGAAGACATGTTAAAGTTGACAGGAACAAATTTACTAGTTGATTCTACATCATTAAGTGAGAAAAAAGATATAATAAGTTTGACTAAACAGATTTATAATAATTTAGATTTATGGCATAAATATAAACAAAAATTATATGATAATAAAGTTTTTTTACACGATTATTCAAATCCCAGAAAGATTAATATTAATCTAAAAGACTTAACAAATGAAGAAATTAATATTCTGCATGCCTCATTAAAGTATTTAGAGAAATTAAAAGATATTAATTACAAAAATAAAGATAGAGAAATAGAGGTTAATTTTTTAAATGATTATTTAAAAGGATTTATTTTTAAGAGTGGAACTTGGTTAGAAGTGTTAACTAATATGGTTGTTAGAGAAATTACAGAGATTGATGAAGTGAAAAGTGGTGTAGTATTCTTATGGAAGGAATGTGAACAAAGGGTTAAAAATGAGCTAGATGTTTTAGCAGTTAAAGATTCAGTTCTTATTTGTATATCATGTAAGGATAGTGAAAAATATGATGAAAATGCATTAAATGAATTAGAGGTATATAGTAAAAGACTTGGGGGGAATGTTGCTAGAAAAATATTGGTTGCAACAAAATTACCAAGCAAAGAATGTATAAATGATAGAGCTAAAGCAATGGGTATTAATTTAGTAATACTAGATAGAGATATAAATAAATTTAAAAACATTTTAAGAAGAATAATAAATATTTGA